Proteins from a single region of Ananas comosus cultivar F153 linkage group 3, ASM154086v1, whole genome shotgun sequence:
- the LOC109707856 gene encoding geraniol 8-hydroxylase-like encodes MELQLMIFWITTAITLFYVLSLVRAKLSGDGRRLPPGPRPLPIVGNMLMVGKQPHRTYARLAKAYGPIFTIRFGQALADVVVSSREIAREVLQKQDPLFCDRWVPDAAQAHGHNVSSMLWLPVDQQWRNLRKLVNTELFSSQRLDDLQALRHKKARKLVAYLREKSLEGKLVDVGGAVYSTTVNTISNLLFSVDVVNPSSEAPGSLKEIMRGVIEEIANANISDFVPFFAALDLQGRRRRLADHFHRLHELLDKVVDQRIQENAAEGTYKDFLEAIIHRHTDGKGLNLDKHTVDTLLGDLFIGAADTTTTTIEWAMAEVLRNPRVLAKLREEVKEAFKEGEVNESIAVKLPYLQAVVKETLRLHTPLPFLLPHKTVTTVELCGYTIPKDTRVVVNFWAIGRDRERWRDPDEFIPERFLERDVDYVGQNFEFIPFGSGRRRCPGYSLGYRMLHLMLAALMQFDWKLPVGMEPKDVDMSEKFGATLAMAVPLCAIPVE; translated from the exons ATGGAGCTACAATTGATGATCTTTTGGATCACGACCGCAATCACTCTCTTCTATGTGTTGAGTTTAGTGAGAGCAAAACTTTCGGGCGACGGTCGCCGTCTACCGCCGGGCCCGAGGCCACTTCCGATCGTCGGAAACATGCTGATGGTCGGCAAGCAGCCCCACCGCACCTATGCTCGCCTCGCGAAGGCCTACGGCCCGATCTTCACCATCAGGTTCGGCCAAGCATTAGCGGACGTGGTCGTTTCCTCCCGGGAGATAGCCCGAGAGGTCCTCCAGAAGCAAGACCCGCTCTTCTGCGACCGGTGGGTGCCGGATGCTGCCCAGGCCCATGGCCACAATGTGTCCTCCATGCTTTGGCTCCCCGTGGACCAGCAGTGGCGGAACCTCCGAAAGCTCGTCAACACCGAGCTCTTCTCCTCGCAGAGGCTAGACGATCTCCAAGCCCTCCGGCACAAGAAGGCCCGCAAACTTGTCGCCTACTTGCGAGAAAAATCCCTGGAGGGAAAGCTGGTGGATGTCGGGGGAGCTGTGTACTCAACGACGGTGAACACTATCTCAAACCTACTGTTCTCGGTCGACGTGGTGAACCCTTCCTCGGAAGCCCCGGGGAGCTTGAAGGAGATTATGCGGGGGGTGATAGAAGAGATCGCGAACGCCAACATCTCCGACTTCGTCCCCTTTTTCGCTGCCTTGGACCTTCAAGGCAGGCGCCGCCGCCTGGCTGATCACTTTCACAGGCTGCACGAGTTGCTGGACAAAGTCGTCGATCAAAGGATTCAAGAAAACGCAGCAGAAGGAACGTACAAGGACTTTCTGGAGGCGATCATCCACAGGCATACTGACGGAAAAGGACTAAATCTCGACAAACATACCGTAGACACACTGCTTGGG GATTTGTTCATCGGCGCGGCGGACACGACCACGACCACGATTGAATGGGCCATGGCAGAGGTGCTCCGCAACCCGCGCGTGCTGGCGAAGCTGCGAGAGGAGGTGAAAGAAGCCTTCAAGGAGGGGGAGGTGAATGAGTCCATCGCTGTGAAGCTTCCCTACCTCCAAGCCGTCGTGAAAGAGACGCTCAGGCTGCACACGCCGTTGCCTTTCCTGCTGCCGCACAAGACCGTGACGACCGTCGAGCTATGCGGGTACACCATACCGAAAGACACCCGCGTTGTCGTGAACTTCTGGGCTATCGGACGAGACAGAGAACGCTGGCGTGATCCTGATGAGTTCATTCCGGAGAGATTCTTGGAAAGAGATGTAGATTACGTAGGGCAAAACTTTGAGTTCATCCCCTTCGGCTCCGGCCGGAGGAGGTGCCCGGGGTATTCGTTGGGTTACCGTATGCTTCATCTAATGCTCGCGGCTCTGATGCAGTTCGACTGGAAGCTACCAGTCGGGATGGAGCCCAAGGATGTGGACATGAGTGAGAAGTTTGGAGCCACACTAGCAATGGCTGTGCCGCTTTGTGCAATCCCGGTTGAATAA